Proteins from one Triticum aestivum cultivar Chinese Spring chromosome 7A, IWGSC CS RefSeq v2.1, whole genome shotgun sequence genomic window:
- the LOC780610 gene encoding callose synthase 3, with the protein MAAPGGRRADFSSAASPGPSPAGASGGRRLLRTQTVGNMGESIFDSEVVPSSLVEIAPILRVANEVEAGNPRVAYLCRFYAFEKAHRLDPTSSGRGVRQFKTALLQRLERENDPTLKGRVHQSDAREMQRFYREYYKKYIQALQNAADKADRALLTKAYQTAAVLFEVLKAVNVSQSVEVDQAILDTHNKIEEKKKLYVPYNILPLDPESTDQAIMQNPEIQAAVYALRNIRGLPWPKDKEQEKKPDEKKTDRDLLDWLQAMFGFQKDNVSNQREHLILLLANVHIRQIPKPEQQSKLDDRALDYVMKKLFKSYKMWCKYLGRKSSLWLPTIQQEVQQRKLLYMGLYLLIWGEAANLRFMPECLCYIYHHMAFELYGMLAGNVSPMTGENVKPAYGGDEEAFLIKVVTPIYKVIEEEAHRSKTMKSKHSHWRNYDDLNEYFWKVDCFRLGWPMRADADFFKTPKFAYPNRLNGEERSAGSVHWMGKINFVEIRSFWHIFRSFDRMWIFLILSLQAMIIIAWNGGTPSDIFDAGVFKQVLSIFITAAVLKLGQATLDIVFGWKARRSMSFARKLRYVLKLVSAAAWVVILPVTYAYTWSNPSGLSRIIKSWLGNGQNQPSLYILAVVIYLAPNILAAVLFLFPCIRRRLESSNVKVITFMMWWSQPRLFVGRGMHEGPFSLFKYTMFWVLLLAMKLIVSFYIEIKPLVQPTKDIMREPIRNFQWHEFFPNASNNIGVVIALWAPIILVYFMDTQIWYAVFSTLIGGIYGACRRLGEIRTLGMLRSRFESLPWAFNKLLIPSDQHKRKGFRAAFSTKLAKPSGNEQEREKIAARFAQMWNLIITSFREEDLIDNREMDLLLVPYCKDRELDIFQWPPFLLASKIPIALDMAADSGGNHRDLNKRMKSDPYFSYAIRECYASFKNIINTLVFGQREKVVMQEIFEVVDKHIAEETLIRDLNMRSLPALSKKLIELLELLQKNKVEDLGQVVILFQDMLEVVTKDIMEEQELSSVLDSIHGGNAKKHEGMTPLDQQDQLFTKAIKFPVEASNAWTEKIKRLHLLLTVKESAMDVPTNLDARRRISFFANSLFMDMPNAPKVRNMLPFSVLTPYYKEDVLFSSDNLEEANEDGITILFYLQKIYPDEWKNFLERVNRSEEQARDDDTIEDELRLWASYRGQTLTRTVRGMMYYRKALELQAFLDNAKDDDLMKGYREIADMKESELMTECKAIADMKFTYVVSCQQYGIQKRSGDPCAHDILRLMTTYPSFRVAYIDEVEAPSQDRNKKTDKVYYSVLVKAAVTKSDDPGQSLDQVIYKIKLPGNAILGEGKPENQNHAIIFTRGECLQTIDMNQEHYMEEALKMRNLLEEFLEKHDGVRYPSILGVREHIFTGSVSSLAWFMSNQETSFVTIGQRVLANPLRVRFHYGHPDIFDRLFHLTRGGISKASKIINLSEDIFAGFNSTLREGNVTHHEYMQVGKGRDVGLNQISLFEAKIANGNGEQTLSRDIYRLGHRFDFFRMLSCYYTTIGFYFSTMITVWTVYAFLYGRLYLVLSGLDAALATGKRFVHNTPLQVALASESFVQLGFLMALPMMMEIGLERGFRTALSDFVLMQLQLASVFFTFSLGTKTHYYGRTLLHGGAEYRATGRGFVVFHAKFAENYRLYSRSHFVKGIELMILLVVYEIFGQTYRGAITYIFITVSMWFMVGTWLFAPFLFNPSGFEWQKIVDDWTDWNKWISNRGGIGVAPEKSWESWWDKEQGPLRHSGKRGTILEILLALRFFIYQYGLVYHLNITKQYNQSVLVYGFSWVVILVMLLVMKTVSVGRRRFSAEFQLVFRLIKGLIFITFISIIIILTAIAHMTVLDIFVCILAFMPTGWGLLLIAQAIKPVVEMVGLWGSVKALARGYEILMGLLLFTPIAFLAWFPFVSEFQTRMLFNQAFSRGLQISRILGGHKKDRATRNKE; encoded by the exons ATGGCGGCGCCGGGGGGGAGGAGGGCGGACTTCTCCTCGGCCGCGTCGCCGGGGCCGTCGCCGGCGGGGGCGTCGGGCGGGAGGAGGCTGCTGCGCACGCAGACCGTCGGCAACATGGGGGAGTCCATCTTCGACAGCGAGGTGGTGCCCTCCTCGCTCGTCGAGATCGCGCCCATCCTCCGGGTCGCCAACGAGGTCGAGGCCGGCAACCCGCGCGTCGCCTACCTCT GCCGCTTCTACGCCTTCGAGAAGGCCCACCGGCTCGACCCGACCTCCAGCGGCCGTGGAGTGCGCCAGTTCAAGACCGCGCTGCTGCAAAGGCTCGAGAGG GAGAATGACCCCACCCTCAAGGGGAGGGTGCACCAGAGCGACGCGCGCGAGATGCAGCGCTTCTACCGCGAGTACTACAAGAAGTACATCCAGGCGCTCCAGAACGCCGCCGACAAGGCCGACCG TGCCCTGCTCACAAAAGCGTACCAGACTGCCGCGGTTCTGTTTGAGGTCTTGAAAGCCGTTAATGTGTCGCAGTCCGTTGAAGTCGATCAGGCG ATTCTCGACACGCACAACAAAatcgaggagaagaagaagctcTATGTGCCTTACAATATCCTGCCTCTCGATCCCGAAAGTACCGACCAAGCTATAATGCAAAACCCAGAG ATTCAAGCCGCTGTCTACGCTCTTCGGAATATAAGAGGCCTGCCGTGGCCCAAGGACAAGGAGCAGGAAAAGAAGCCTGATGAGAAGAAGACCGATAGAGATCTTCTCGACTGGCTACAGGCGATGTTTGGATTTCAG AAAGACAATGTATCCAACCAAAGGGAACATCTCATCCTGTTACTTGCAAATGTACACATAAGGCAGATACCAAAGCCTGAACAGCAATCTAAG TTGGATGACAGGGCTCTGGATTATGTAATGAAGAAGCTATTTAAGAGTTATAAGATGTGGTGCAAGTACCTTGGCCGCAAAAGCAGTTTATG GTTGCCAACTATCCAACAGGAAGTTCAGCAACGCAAGCTTCTCTATATGGGTCTCTACCTTTTGATTTGGGGCGAGGCGGCTAACTTGAGATTCATGCCAGAGTGTCTTTGCTACATATACCATCAT ATGGCTTTTGAACTCTATGGTATGTTGGCTGGAAACGTGAGCCCAATGACTGGTGAAAATGTTAAACCAGCTTATGGTGGTGATGAAGAGGCATTCTTGATTAAAGTTGTGACTCCGATATACAAAGTTATAGAGGAG GAAGCTCACAGGAGCAAGACAATGAAATCAAAACACTCACACTGGAGGAACTACGATGATCTAAATGAGTACTTTTG GAAAGTTGACTGCTTCCGGCTTGGATGGCCCATGAGAGCTGATGCAGATTTTTTCAAAACTCCCAAATTTGCTTATCCTAATCGTCTGAATGGA GAGGAAAGATCTGCTGGCAGTGTCCATTGGATGGGAAAGATTAATTTTGTCGAGATACGTTCATTTTGGCACATATTCCGTAGTTTTGATAGAATGTGGATCTTCTTAATTTTATCCTTGcag GCTATGATTATTATTGCATGGAATGGTGGCACACCAAGTGATATCTTTGATGCTGGAGTGTTCAAACAGGTTTTGAGCATATTTATAACTGCTGCTGTTTTAAAGTTGGGTCAAG CCACCCTGGACATTGTATTTGGCTGGAAAGCAAGAAGAAGTATGTCGTTTGCAAGAAAGCTGCGTTATGTCCTGAAGTTAGTATCAGCTGCTGCATGGGTTGTGATTCTACCTGTGACTTATGCATATACCTGGTCTAATCCTTCGGGTCTTTCAAGAATAATTAAAAGTTGGCTTGGCAATGGTCAGAATCAGCCATCATTATATATTTTGGCTGTTGTTATATATTTGGCGCCAAATATTCTTGCGGCTGTGCTATTTCTTTTCCCATGTATCAGAAGGAGACTTGAGAGTTCAAATGTTAAGGTCATAACATTCATGATGTGGTGGTCCCAG CCTCGATTATTTGTTGGCAGAGGAATGCATGAAGGCCCATTCTCCCTCTTCAA GTATACCATGTTCTGGGTTCTCCTTTTAGCGATGAAGTTGATAGTGAGCTTCTATATTGAG ATCAAGCCTCTGGTACAACCAACAAAAGATATAATGAGAGAACCGATTCGGAATTTCCAGTGGCATGAGTTTTTCCCTAATG CAAGTAACAATATTGGTGTTGTCATCGCACTTTGGGCTCCAATAATTCTT GTCTATTTCATGGACACCCAAATTTGGTACGCAGTTTTCTCAACATTGATTGGTGGTATCTATGGGGCTTGTCGTCGACTTGGTGAG ATACGGACTTTAGGCATGTTGAGATCTCGCTTTGAATCTTTGCCTTGGGCCTTCAATAAACTGTTGATACCTTCTGATCAACACAAGAGGAAAGGTTTCCGGGCTGCTTTTTCCACTAAACTTGCTAAG CCTTCTGGTAATGAACAAGAGAGAGAGAAAATAGCTGCAAGATTTGCCCAAATGTGGAACTTAATTATCACAAGTTTCCGTGAAGAAGATCTCATAGATAACAGGGAGATGGACTTGCTACTTGTTCCATACTGCAAAGATCGTGAATTGGATATATTCCAATGGCCACCTTTTCTACTTGCTAGCAAG ATTCCGATAGCATTGGATATGGCGGCAGACAGTGGAGGGAATCATCGCGATCTGAACAAGAGAATGAAATCGGACCCGTATTTTTCCTATGCTATCAGAGAATGCTATGCTTCATTCAAAAACATCATCAACACCTTAGTGTTTGGTCAACGTGAGAAAGT TGTTATGCAAGAGATTTTTGAAGTTGTTGATAAACATATAGCCGAAGAAACTCTGATAAGGGATCTGAACATGAGGAGTCTTCCTGCCCTGAGCAAGAAGCTCATTGAGCTACTTGAGTTACTG CAAAAGAATAAGGTCGAAGATTTGGGTCAAGTTGTTATTTTGTTCCAAGATATGCTTGAGGTGGTCACAAAGGATATAATGGAGGAACAAGAGCTCAGCAG TGTACTGGATTCCATACACGGTGGAAATGCTAAAAAACATGAAGGAATGACACCGCTTGATCAGCAAGATCAATTGTTTACTAAAGCTATTAAGTTTCCTGTGGAGGCATCAAATGCATGGACTGAAAAG ATAAAAAGGCTTCATCTTCTGCTCACCGTCAAAGAGTCTGCTATGGATGTCCCTACAAACCTTGATGCCAGAAGGAGAATATCTTTCTTTGCAAATTCTCTTTTTATGGATATGCCAAATGCTCCAAAAGTGCGGAACATGTTGCCCTTCTC GGTCTTGACTCCTTATTACAAGGAAGATGTTCTGTTTTCATCAGATAATCTAGAAGAGGCAAATGAGGATGGAATTACCATACTGTTTTACTTGCAAAAAATTTACCCAG ATGAGTGGAAAAATTTCCTCGAAAGGGTGAATAGATCTGAGGAGCAGGCCCGTGATGATGATACAATAGAAGATGAGCTTCGTCTTTGGGCATCATATAGGGGACAAACATTGACAAGAACTG TAAGAGGGATGATGTACTACCGAAAAGCTTTGGAGCTTCAGGCTTTTCTTGATAATGCCAAAGATGATG ATCTAATGAAAGGCTACAGAGAGATAGCTGACATGAAGGAATCTGAATTAATGACAGAATGCAAAGCGATAGCTGACATGAAATTTACATATGTTGTCTCATGCCAACAGTATGGAATCCAGAAACGTTCTGGTGATCCTTGTGCACACGATATTTTGAGACTAATGACAAC ATATCCATCTTTTCGTGTTGCCTATATTGATGAAGTTGAAGCACCTAGCCAAGATAGAAACAAGAAGACTGACAAAGTTTACTACTCAGTTTTGGTGAAGGCCGCGGTTACAAAATCAGATGATCCTGGACAGAGTCTTGACCAG GTCATCTACAAGATCAAGCTTCCAGGCAATGCTATTCTAGGTGAGGGAAAGCCAGAAAACCAGAACCATGCAATAATTTTCACTCGAGGCGAATGTCTCCAAACTATAGATATGAACCAG GAGCATTACATGGAGGAGGCTCTGAAAATGAGAAATTTGTTGGAAGAGTTTCTGGAGAAACATGATGGTGTGAGATATCCATCTATACTTGGAGTAAGGGAGCATATATTTACTGGCAG TGTTTCATCGCTGGCTTGGTTCATGTCAAATCAAGAGACGAGTTTTGTGACTATTGGACAGCGTGTGCTTGCCAATCCATTAAG GGTTCGGTTTCATTATGGCCATCCTGATATATTTGATCGCCTTTTCCACCTGACAAGGGGTGGTATAAGTAAAGCATCTAAGATTATCAATCTTAGTGAGGACATATTTGCAG GATTCAATTCTACACTACGTGAAGGCAACGTCACTCATCATGAATACATGCAAGTTGGCAAGGGAAGGGATGTGGGTCTTAATCAGATTTCACTATTTGAGGCAAAGATAGCAAATGGTAACGGTGAACAGACACTCAGCCGTGACATTTACCGTCTGGGGCACCGTTTTGATTTCTTCAGAATGTTGTCGTGTTACTATACGACAATTGGGTTCTATTTCAGCACAATG ATTACAGTTTGGACTGTGTATGCTTTCCTTTATGGGCGTTTGTATCTTGTCCTCAGTGGACTTGATGCAGCACTTGCTACTGGAAAGAGGTTCGTGCATAATACACCGCTCCAGGTCGCGCTTGCATCAGAATCTTTTGTTCAACTTGGATTTTTGATGGCATTGCCCATGATGATGGAGATCGGTTTGGAGAGAGGATTCAGAACGGCATTGAGTGACTTTGTGCTCATGCAACTCCAGTTGGCATCTGTTTTCTTCACATTTTCACTTGGGACCAAAACTCACTATTATGGAAGGACGCTACTCCACGGAGGAGCTGAATATAGAGCGACTGGACGTGGGTTTGTGGTGTTCCATGCCAAATTCGCCGAGAACTACCGACTCTATTCTCGCAGCCATTTCGTGAAGGGTATTGAGCTGATGATTCTGCTTGTCGTGTATGAAATATTTGGACAGACGTACAGAGGAGCTATCACTTACATCTTCATCACTGTTTCCATGTGGTTTATGGTGGGCACCTGGCTCTTTGCACCCTTCCTGTTCAACCCTTCTGGATTCGAGTGGCAGAAGATTGTGGATGACTGGACTGATTGGAACAAGTGGATCAGTAACCGTGGAGGTATTGGTGTGGCTCCAGAGAAAAGCTGGGAATCATGGTGGGACAAAGAGCAGGGGCCTCTTCGGCATTCTGGGAAGCGTGGCACCATTCTTGAAATACTTCTTGCATTGCGTTTCTTCATCTACCAATACGGGCTTGTGTATCATTTGAATATAACCAAGCAGTATAACCAAAGCGTGCTG GTTTATGGCTTCTCATGGGTTGTGATTCTAGTCATGCTGCTTGTTATGAAG ACCGTGTCAGTCGGCAGGAGGAGGTTCAGCGCGGAGTTCCAGCTCGTCTTCCGTCTGATCAAGGGGCTGATATTCATAACATTCATCTCCATCATCATAATCTTAACAGCAATCGCCCACATGACAGTCCTTGACATCTTCGTCTGCATCCTCGCCTTCATGCCGACTGGATGGGGCCTGCTTCTG ATTGCCCAAGCGATCAAGCCTGTCGTCGAGATGGTCGGGCTGTGGGGGTCGGTGAAGGCTCTCGCCCGGGGCTACGagatcctgatggggctcctgctGTTCACGCCCATCGCGTTCCTTGCGTGGTTCCCCTTTGTGTCCGAGTTCCAGACCAGGATGCTTTTCAACCAGGCGTTCAGCAGAGGCCTGCAGATCTCCCGTATCCTCGGCGGCCACAAGAAGGACCGAGCCACCCGGAACAAGGAGTAG